From one Gracilibacillus salinarum genomic stretch:
- a CDS encoding GNAT family N-acetyltransferase has translation MERIIYKSDALITPKHLAEVFQASGIKRPADDLDRLQRMLEHANILITAWDQELLVGVARGLTDFSYCCYLSDLAVDQAYQHRGIGKQLIEEVKQQINEQVALILLSAPNAMDYYPKVGFNQIDNGFIIKRSK, from the coding sequence ATGGAAAGGATCATATACAAGAGTGATGCCTTAATCACTCCTAAGCACTTAGCGGAAGTGTTTCAAGCATCCGGAATCAAAAGACCTGCAGATGATTTGGACCGTTTACAGCGGATGTTGGAGCATGCCAACATATTGATTACCGCCTGGGATCAGGAGTTGTTAGTCGGAGTTGCGAGAGGATTGACTGATTTTAGTTATTGCTGTTACTTGTCTGATTTGGCAGTGGACCAAGCGTATCAACATCGGGGGATAGGGAAGCAGTTGATCGAAGAAGTGAAACAGCAGATAAACGAGCAAGTAGCGTTAATTCTATTATCCGCACCGAACGCAATGGACTATTACCCGAAGGTAGGATTTAATCAGATCGACAATGGTTTCATTATCAAACGATCTAAATAA
- a CDS encoding hydrolase, translating to MNYFYDMIDITYELTDEQKQMIATGFPAPTFPEAIQGVQLNQLTKGNSVKARVLLNEFEVKKTKTNKSFLKLQFSDQSGTISAKMWDNNGEVEQMLPILEQVGVFDIRGQVDEFNGFKSVTIYEMTPCEEKIDPSTLLAYTKQDIEALTEELFAYLFELNKPYQDIAIKAMERLWEAFRISPAAKGFHHNYLGGLLKHTIGLMRFCRYITVQSDNPFRAVMKLIHKVETEYKQEIWNGLKEDNSRPSFVWKDTIDHLYHMLLGMADYKYDDINYGALMTSILFHDIGKLAEYDYAGKSIDIFHFLFPTAEFENSNRKQAGIAMDPLGVTVGHIPYGVLVLSQLIEKENISISMEAIHLMSHCILCHHGLPEWGSAVRKPGNLEGYIIHIVDYLDSRYENTEADEEK from the coding sequence ATGAACTATTTTTATGATATGATCGATATTACATACGAACTGACAGATGAACAAAAGCAAATGATCGCAACCGGATTTCCTGCACCTACATTTCCTGAAGCAATTCAAGGTGTCCAATTGAATCAACTAACAAAAGGGAACTCGGTAAAAGCACGAGTATTATTAAACGAATTTGAAGTAAAAAAAACAAAAACAAATAAATCTTTTTTAAAACTACAATTTAGCGATCAATCAGGCACCATTTCCGCCAAAATGTGGGATAACAATGGTGAAGTAGAGCAGATGTTGCCAATACTGGAACAGGTCGGTGTCTTTGATATCCGAGGACAAGTAGATGAATTCAATGGCTTCAAAAGTGTAACCATATACGAAATGACACCATGTGAGGAAAAGATAGATCCATCCACTCTCCTCGCGTATACGAAACAAGATATCGAGGCATTAACAGAAGAACTTTTTGCCTATCTGTTTGAATTAAATAAACCGTATCAGGATATTGCTATCAAAGCGATGGAGCGCCTCTGGGAAGCTTTTCGTATCAGTCCAGCTGCTAAAGGGTTTCATCATAATTATCTTGGTGGCCTGTTGAAACACACAATCGGTTTAATGCGCTTCTGCCGGTATATCACAGTGCAATCAGATAATCCATTTCGAGCAGTAATGAAGTTAATCCATAAAGTAGAAACTGAATATAAACAAGAAATATGGAATGGCCTGAAAGAGGACAATTCACGTCCTTCTTTCGTTTGGAAAGATACAATAGATCATCTCTATCACATGTTGTTAGGAATGGCTGACTATAAGTATGACGATATTAATTATGGTGCTCTAATGACAAGTATACTGTTTCATGATATTGGAAAACTGGCAGAATATGATTATGCCGGCAAATCCATCGATATTTTCCACTTCCTATTTCCAACTGCTGAATTTGAAAATAGCAACCGGAAACAGGCAGGTATCGCAATGGATCCATTAGGCGTAACCGTAGGCCATATCCCTTACGGCGTACTTGTTTTGTCACAGCTGATTGAAAAAGAGAACATCTCGATTAGTATGGAAGCCATTCACCTGATGAGCCATTGCATTCTGTGCCACCACGGCCTTCCAGAATGGGGCAGCGCCGTCCGCAAACCTGGTAATCTAGAAGGTTACATTATTCATATAGTAGATTATCTCGATAGCCGGTATGAAAATACGGAAGCAGATGAAGAGAAATAA
- a CDS encoding amidohydrolase: MRDILFAEVDQLYDEMIEMRRYLHQYPELSFQEEKTAAFIQEQYNILDIPFQKNVGGNGIVATLQGAEAGLTVALRADFDALPIQDEKETSYKSKTDGVMHACGHDGHTATLLAVAKILKKYQHRLKGKVVFIHQHAEELAPGGAKPMIDAGALDDVDVIYGTHLWTSTPYGIVQTSPDNFMAAADRFKVEIQGVGGHGAIPHQTKDPIVVGSQLVTNLQQILSRRIDPLETAVLSIGSFHAGNAYNVIPSTATIEGTVRTFKPDVQQYIVEEMEKIIKGTCFGYDVDYHFDYAYGYPPVVNHPEHAEMIIALAKDIPDVTTAEMIQPSMTGEDFAYYLENKPGAFFFTGAQIENGFVPHHHPLFDFDERAMKIAAKTLISAVLHSNKSQ; this comes from the coding sequence ATGAGGGATATTTTATTTGCTGAAGTGGATCAATTATATGACGAGATGATCGAAATGAGAAGATACTTGCACCAATATCCTGAACTTTCATTTCAAGAAGAGAAAACAGCGGCCTTTATCCAGGAACAATACAACATACTCGATATACCTTTTCAAAAAAATGTTGGAGGAAATGGTATTGTTGCCACGTTACAAGGTGCAGAGGCTGGCTTGACGGTCGCATTGCGTGCAGATTTCGATGCGCTCCCAATCCAAGATGAAAAAGAAACCAGTTATAAATCAAAAACAGACGGTGTCATGCATGCCTGTGGTCATGACGGGCATACCGCGACATTATTGGCAGTGGCTAAAATATTAAAGAAATACCAGCATCGGCTCAAAGGCAAGGTCGTCTTTATTCATCAGCATGCTGAAGAACTTGCTCCAGGCGGTGCAAAACCGATGATTGATGCCGGGGCTTTGGATGATGTAGATGTAATTTACGGAACCCACCTTTGGACGAGTACACCATACGGCATTGTCCAAACTTCACCCGATAACTTTATGGCAGCAGCCGACCGGTTTAAAGTAGAAATTCAAGGTGTTGGAGGCCACGGCGCCATTCCCCACCAGACAAAAGACCCGATTGTTGTCGGCTCTCAGCTCGTTACGAACCTGCAACAAATTCTATCAAGACGAATCGACCCTCTTGAAACAGCTGTGCTATCGATCGGTTCGTTTCATGCAGGTAATGCATATAATGTCATTCCCTCCACCGCAACGATTGAAGGAACGGTTCGTACATTTAAGCCTGACGTACAGCAATATATCGTTGAAGAAATGGAAAAGATCATCAAAGGTACCTGTTTTGGTTATGATGTCGATTATCACTTCGACTACGCTTATGGCTACCCGCCTGTTGTCAATCATCCAGAGCACGCCGAAATGATTATTGCGCTTGCTAAAGACATACCAGATGTTACAACAGCGGAAATGATTCAGCCAAGTATGACAGGGGAAGATTTCGCCTATTACTTAGAAAATAAACCCGGTGCGTTCTTTTTCACCGGTGCACAGATCGAAAACGGCTTTGTCCCACACCACCACCCCTTATTTGATTTCGACGAACGGGCAATGAAAATCGCCGCGAAGACGCTAATTTCAGCTGTTTTGCATAGTAATAAATCGCAATAG
- a CDS encoding peptidylprolyl isomerase, with the protein MKKLLITAAFATSVFALSACSSDSETVVETGSGNISKEDFYEELKANSGEQVLQQMVLETILEDKYDVSDEEVNKEIETYKEQYGDQWEAVLQQSGYADEDAFREDLKVNLLQEKAATEDIEVTDEEIQTRYDRMQTNLVASHILVDDEATANEVKEKLDNGEDFAALAEEYSTDTQSASNGGELGEFGVGDMVPAFEDAAYDMEVGQVSDPIQSDYGFHIIKLSDRVENEDVEPLEDVQDQIKREIAATKVDQAAVQAKIQELMDNAEIDVKIDEFKDLFATEEATSEEGSTTDESSSEGEATEEDSSSEEESTEDEASQDDASGSEDSSSEQSE; encoded by the coding sequence ATGAAGAAATTATTAATCACAGCAGCATTTGCAACAAGTGTTTTCGCACTTTCCGCTTGCTCTTCCGATTCGGAAACAGTTGTAGAAACAGGATCAGGAAATATCAGCAAAGAAGATTTCTATGAAGAATTAAAAGCTAACAGTGGAGAACAAGTACTTCAACAAATGGTATTAGAAACAATTCTTGAAGATAAGTATGATGTTTCTGATGAAGAAGTCAACAAAGAAATTGAAACATATAAAGAGCAATACGGTGATCAATGGGAAGCTGTATTACAACAAAGCGGTTATGCCGATGAAGATGCGTTCCGTGAAGACTTAAAAGTAAACTTATTACAAGAAAAAGCAGCTACAGAAGACATCGAAGTAACGGATGAAGAAATTCAAACTCGTTATGACAGAATGCAGACTAACCTTGTCGCAAGTCACATTCTTGTTGACGATGAAGCAACAGCTAATGAAGTAAAAGAAAAATTAGATAATGGCGAAGATTTTGCTGCCTTGGCAGAAGAATATTCTACCGATACACAATCTGCTTCTAACGGTGGAGAACTTGGTGAATTTGGTGTAGGTGACATGGTTCCTGCATTTGAAGATGCAGCATATGACATGGAAGTTGGCCAAGTAAGTGATCCGATACAATCTGATTACGGATTCCATATTATTAAATTATCAGACCGTGTAGAAAACGAAGATGTAGAGCCATTAGAAGATGTTCAAGATCAAATTAAACGTGAAATCGCAGCAACTAAAGTAGACCAAGCTGCTGTTCAAGCAAAAATCCAAGAGCTTATGGATAATGCAGAAATCGATGTAAAAATTGATGAATTCAAAGACTTATTCGCAACAGAAGAAGCAACATCTGAAGAAGGAAGCACAACCGATGAATCCTCTTCTGAAGGAGAAGCAACAGAAGAAGACAGCTCTTCTGAAGAAGAATCTACTGAAGATGAAGCATCTCAAGACGACGCTTCTGGCAGCGAGGACAGTTCTTCTGAGCAATCTGAATAA
- a CDS encoding YtxH domain-containing protein, with product MINSKSLLIGILAGGIVSAAATLFTTPKAGRELRTDVKLKSDNAVRYVNQLRTDGVDLKEQITKTSKEGAALIKDLSADVKESIESWKKTVEPHQKNIQKYLTQIEESLKELEEKTNTQSEQ from the coding sequence ATGATTAACAGTAAGTCCTTACTTATTGGGATTTTGGCCGGAGGAATCGTAAGTGCGGCTGCTACACTTTTCACGACACCAAAGGCTGGTAGAGAACTGAGAACAGATGTCAAGCTTAAAAGTGACAACGCAGTACGCTATGTAAACCAATTACGAACAGATGGCGTAGATCTAAAAGAACAGATCACCAAAACATCAAAAGAAGGTGCTGCTCTCATAAAAGACCTTTCTGCTGATGTGAAAGAATCCATCGAATCATGGAAAAAAACCGTTGAACCGCACCAAAAAAATATTCAGAAGTACTTAACCCAGATTGAAGAAAGCTTAAAAGAATTAGAAGAAAAAACCAATACACAATCTGAGCAATAA
- a CDS encoding DUF3267 domain-containing protein, with product MNCWDSINVTKQLGFYRSIILSFLFGLLSFIFLYLPFNLIHKGAVVEDHGMIPLLIGLAILPLLHKMLRVVPLLLINKQLKLIWTLEKGIFPNFRVCNNTKTNKPTLFVALLTPTIVITLPCIIYSYFAPSHYPYFLLFGAINLSLSYIDFLFIRHLWRAPRKCVISNDDTGYDILIQR from the coding sequence ATGAATTGTTGGGATTCAATTAACGTGACAAAGCAACTTGGTTTTTATCGCAGTATTATATTATCCTTTTTATTCGGCTTATTATCTTTTATTTTTCTATATCTACCTTTCAATTTAATTCATAAGGGCGCCGTTGTAGAGGATCACGGAATGATTCCACTTTTGATAGGATTAGCGATATTACCTTTACTGCACAAGATGTTACGTGTTGTACCATTACTATTGATAAACAAACAATTAAAGCTAATTTGGACATTAGAAAAAGGAATATTTCCTAACTTTCGCGTATGCAATAATACGAAAACAAACAAACCAACTTTGTTTGTTGCGCTATTGACACCAACGATTGTCATTACGCTCCCTTGTATTATTTACAGCTATTTCGCACCGTCTCATTACCCTTATTTCCTGTTATTCGGTGCTATTAACTTAAGCTTATCCTATATTGATTTTCTATTTATCCGTCACTTATGGAGAGCTCCAAGAAAATGTGTCATTTCTAATGATGACACAGGCTATGATATACTAATCCAACGATAG
- a CDS encoding ABC transporter ATP-binding protein, giving the protein MEPLLHINNLEGGYTHKNVLHGISFDVKPNEIVGLIGLNGAGKSTTIKHIIGLMQAKKGTVSINGKTFQEAPEQYRQHFSYIPEMPVLYDELTLEEHLRLTAMAYQLPEDVYQARVQPLLKEFRLEKKLKLFPIHFSKGMRQKVMIMCAFLVEPDLYIVDEPFVGLDPLGIQSYLQLMNEMKDSGAGVLMSTHILATAERYCDRFVILHDGEIRAKGTLAELRKAFQQPEATLDDLYVQLTKEADQHA; this is encoded by the coding sequence ATGGAGCCATTACTACATATAAACAATTTAGAAGGTGGATATACGCATAAAAATGTCCTTCATGGCATTTCATTTGATGTGAAGCCAAACGAAATCGTCGGACTAATTGGTCTTAACGGAGCTGGTAAAAGTACGACAATTAAACACATAATAGGTTTAATGCAAGCAAAAAAAGGGACCGTCTCGATCAATGGTAAAACATTTCAGGAAGCACCTGAACAATATCGTCAGCACTTTTCCTATATTCCGGAAATGCCTGTTCTGTACGATGAATTAACGTTAGAAGAGCATCTTCGACTGACAGCTATGGCATACCAGCTACCGGAAGATGTCTATCAGGCGAGAGTTCAGCCACTGTTAAAAGAGTTTCGCTTAGAAAAAAAATTAAAATTATTTCCGATCCACTTCTCAAAAGGGATGCGACAGAAGGTTATGATTATGTGTGCTTTTCTGGTAGAACCGGATTTATATATTGTTGACGAGCCATTTGTAGGTTTAGATCCACTTGGAATCCAATCCTATTTACAGCTTATGAACGAAATGAAGGACAGCGGGGCAGGGGTATTAATGTCTACCCATATTTTAGCGACGGCCGAAAGGTATTGTGATCGCTTCGTTATCCTTCATGACGGTGAGATTCGGGCAAAAGGTACACTGGCAGAATTACGGAAAGCTTTTCAACAGCCTGAAGCCACATTAGACGACTTGTATGTACAATTAACGAAGGAAGCCGATCAGCATGCTTGA
- a CDS encoding GNAT family N-acetyltransferase: MNVKITKCTQKDLPLLQEISIETFQQTFKDQNSPENMKAYIESAFDSNQLETELANASTAFFFVYINQEVAGYLKINTDEAQSEKMGKDSLEIERIYIQDPFQKHGVGRSLLNKAVTIAKERNKSFVWLGVWEKNENAISFYKRMGFIHTSEHAFYMGDEKQTDLIMTKTIK, translated from the coding sequence ATGAATGTAAAAATAACAAAGTGTACCCAAAAGGATTTACCGTTACTTCAAGAAATAAGTATTGAAACTTTCCAACAAACATTTAAAGATCAGAATTCACCAGAAAATATGAAAGCTTATATCGAAAGCGCATTTGATTCTAATCAATTGGAAACAGAATTGGCTAATGCTTCTACAGCATTCTTTTTTGTTTATATTAACCAGGAAGTCGCTGGATATTTGAAAATAAACACTGATGAAGCACAGTCAGAAAAAATGGGGAAAGATTCACTTGAAATAGAAAGAATTTATATTCAAGATCCTTTTCAAAAACATGGAGTGGGCAGATCGCTGTTAAATAAAGCAGTAACTATTGCCAAAGAACGTAATAAATCTTTCGTATGGCTAGGTGTATGGGAAAAAAATGAAAATGCTATCTCTTTTTATAAGAGAATGGGCTTTATTCATACCAGTGAGCACGCATTTTATATGGGTGACGAAAAGCAAACGGACTTGATAATGACAAAAACAATTAAGTGA
- a CDS encoding MarR family winged helix-turn-helix transcriptional regulator: MKEILREIGMIARALDSISNIEFKEHDLTKGQYLYIVRICENPGIIQEKLAEMIKVDRTTAARAIKKLESNGFIVKQEDKHNKKIKKLIPTEKGEAVYPFIKRENDYSNSVALEGFSQSEEETVFKLLQRVRQNIEKDWELVKKGNKRDY; the protein is encoded by the coding sequence ATGAAGGAGATTCTACGTGAAATTGGAATGATTGCAAGGGCTTTAGATTCTATAAGTAATATAGAATTTAAAGAGCATGATCTTACTAAAGGACAGTATCTATATATCGTGCGAATCTGTGAAAATCCAGGTATTATCCAGGAAAAACTAGCTGAAATGATAAAGGTAGACCGTACAACAGCAGCTCGTGCTATAAAAAAGTTGGAAAGCAATGGCTTTATCGTTAAGCAAGAGGATAAACATAACAAAAAAATAAAGAAACTGATACCAACAGAGAAGGGCGAAGCTGTTTATCCTTTTATTAAGAGAGAAAATGATTACTCCAATTCCGTTGCATTAGAAGGTTTTTCTCAAAGTGAAGAAGAAACTGTTTTTAAGCTTCTTCAAAGAGTAAGACAGAATATTGAGAAAGATTGGGAATTGGTGAAAAAGGGAAACAAGAGAGACTATTGA
- a CDS encoding ABC transporter permease, whose protein sequence is MLDGKKLFVDRLTAHIKELSRYLRYILTGHIVIAMVFIISAMSVYYQKFLENIPDQFPSGLVIALVLGLATFHSPIQTMLKKADMVFLLPAEHVLTGYFTRTLVYSFVTQLYVLILTAAALAPLYSTAFAGGVPYGFILLVLLIIKVWSLTANWWMLRVRDGGTRRMDKIVRYALIVSVIYFFLLQEMLFLAIVTALLIGLFVTNFQFAQKQKALNWDLLIENDYLRMRSFYRLANMFTDVPHMETQVKKRHWLARMLTSAVPFQQQKAYTYLYRLTTVRSGEYFGIYLRLLVIGGLLIYFVPNQWLKLIFAILFIYMVFLQLLPLWKHHVTIVWLDLYPIGQELRKQSFVKWLQQLIMVLALIFTVLLLLIGNWLMAILMVVASMLFVQMFIPSYLDKKMAQ, encoded by the coding sequence ATGCTTGACGGAAAGAAATTATTTGTTGACCGACTCACTGCCCATATCAAAGAATTAAGTCGATATTTACGCTATATTTTAACAGGTCATATTGTAATTGCCATGGTGTTTATTATTTCTGCCATGTCTGTTTATTATCAAAAATTTTTAGAAAATATACCTGATCAGTTTCCGTCTGGTTTGGTGATTGCGCTAGTGTTAGGGTTGGCAACATTTCATAGTCCGATTCAGACGATGTTAAAGAAAGCAGATATGGTATTTTTGCTTCCCGCTGAACATGTGCTGACCGGCTATTTCACGCGGACATTAGTGTACAGCTTTGTCACACAGCTGTATGTGCTTATTTTGACTGCTGCGGCTCTTGCGCCATTGTATAGCACAGCCTTCGCGGGAGGGGTACCATACGGTTTTATCTTGCTTGTACTCTTGATTATAAAAGTGTGGAGTCTGACAGCCAATTGGTGGATGCTCAGGGTCAGAGACGGTGGCACGCGCAGGATGGATAAAATCGTCCGATATGCGTTAATAGTCTCTGTAATTTATTTCTTTTTGTTGCAGGAAATGCTGTTTCTTGCGATTGTGACGGCATTATTAATTGGCTTGTTTGTAACCAATTTTCAATTTGCCCAGAAACAAAAAGCATTAAATTGGGACTTGTTAATAGAAAATGATTATTTGCGAATGCGTTCCTTTTACCGTTTAGCTAACATGTTCACAGATGTACCGCATATGGAAACGCAGGTCAAGAAACGTCATTGGCTGGCAAGAATGCTGACTAGTGCAGTTCCTTTTCAGCAACAAAAGGCATATACGTACTTATATCGTTTGACAACAGTCCGAAGTGGAGAATATTTCGGTATCTATCTTCGCTTATTGGTCATTGGAGGACTGCTGATCTATTTCGTACCTAATCAATGGTTGAAGCTGATTTTTGCAATTCTCTTCATTTACATGGTTTTCCTGCAGTTATTGCCGTTGTGGAAGCATCATGTAACGATCGTCTGGTTAGACCTTTATCCAATTGGCCAAGAGCTCAGAAAACAGTCATTTGTAAAATGGCTCCAACAGCTTATTATGGTACTGGCTTTGATATTTACCGTGTTACTGCTACTGATCGGTAACTGGTTGATGGCAATTTTGATGGTAGTGGCAAGTATGCTGTTTGTCCAAATGTTCATCCCTTCTTATTTGGATAAAAAAATGGCACAGTAA
- a CDS encoding HIT family protein, producing MPTHDDCIFCKIIAGDIPSAKVYEDEDVYAFLDIGQVTKGHTLVIAKEHTKNIYETDEAVASALFARVPKIANAIKETFEPAGINILNNNGEAAGQSVFHLHLHLIPRYDETDGFQPTWNTHEGQYDLADVASKISVNVQK from the coding sequence ATGCCAACACATGACGATTGTATCTTTTGTAAGATCATCGCTGGCGACATTCCTTCTGCAAAAGTATATGAAGATGAAGATGTCTATGCTTTTCTGGATATTGGTCAAGTAACAAAAGGCCATACGCTTGTGATAGCAAAAGAACATACGAAAAACATTTATGAAACAGATGAAGCAGTCGCTTCTGCATTATTTGCACGTGTACCCAAAATTGCAAATGCCATAAAAGAAACATTTGAACCAGCAGGCATTAATATACTAAATAATAACGGAGAAGCAGCTGGTCAGTCCGTATTTCACCTTCATCTACACCTTATCCCTCGTTATGATGAGACGGATGGTTTCCAGCCAACCTGGAATACCCATGAAGGGCAATATGATTTAGCAGACGTGGCGTCAAAAATCTCCGTTAACGTGCAAAAATAA